The Polyangium aurulentum genomic interval CGAGCCGCCTGTACTCGTCGATCGCGGCCACGGCGGGCGCGAGCGTGAGCGGGTGCGCCTCGTAGGTGTGGCCGTGCGCGAAGAAGTTGTCCTCGAAGTAATCGCTGATCTGGCGGCTCGTCGCCACCACGCCGAGCGGCATGGCCGCGTTGGTCACGCCCTTGGCCGTGGTCAGGATGTCCGGCGTGACGCCCCAATGCTCCATGGCAAACCATTTGCCGGTCCGGCCCCAGCCCGTCATCACCTCGTCGGCGATGAGCAGGACCCCGCGCTTCTTCGCGTGCTCCGCGAGCCTCGGCATGTAGTCGGGCGGCGGGACGAGCACGCCGTTGGTCCCGACGATCGGCTCGACGATGATCGCGGCGACGTTCTCGTCGTGGTCGATCATGTACGCGAGGTAATCGGCGCAGGCCGTGTTGCAGCCGGGCTGCTTCTGGTTCAGCGGACAGCGGTAGCAGTTCGCCTCGGGCCCGAAAATGACGCCCGGGATCTTGCCCGTGGGCTCGACGAACCAGCGGCGCATGTCGCCCGTCGCCGCCACCGAGCCGGCGGTCGAGCCGTGGTACGAGGTGTACCGCGCGATGATCTTGTGCTTGCCCGTGACCATGCGCGCCATTTTGATGGCGGCCTCGTTGGCCTCGGTGCCGCTCGTCGCGAAGAAGAATTTGTCGAGCCCCTTCGGCATCACCTCGAGCAGCTTCAGCGCGGCCTTCGCCCGGATGTCGCAGGTGTGACCGGGGCTGATGAACGCCAGCTCCTTCGCCTGGGCGCAGATCGCGTCGATCACCGCCTGGTTCTGGTGCCCCAGGTTCGAGCACACGAGCTGCGACGAAAAATCGAGATACCGCTTGCCGGAGGCATCCCAGAAATGGCAGCCCTCCGCCCGCGTGACATGCAGAGGCTTCCAGCCGCGTTGCGCGCGCCAGGTGCCATACGTGTGTCTCGCGGTGAGCTCGCTGATGTCGTCGGTCATGACCGAGCATCCTAGCATCCGTCGGCTCCCGGCCG includes:
- a CDS encoding aspartate aminotransferase family protein, coding for MTDDISELTARHTYGTWRAQRGWKPLHVTRAEGCHFWDASGKRYLDFSSQLVCSNLGHQNQAVIDAICAQAKELAFISPGHTCDIRAKAALKLLEVMPKGLDKFFFATSGTEANEAAIKMARMVTGKHKIIARYTSYHGSTAGSVAATGDMRRWFVEPTGKIPGVIFGPEANCYRCPLNQKQPGCNTACADYLAYMIDHDENVAAIIVEPIVGTNGVLVPPPDYMPRLAEHAKKRGVLLIADEVMTGWGRTGKWFAMEHWGVTPDILTTAKGVTNAAMPLGVVATSRQISDYFEDNFFAHGHTYEAHPLTLAPAVAAIDEYRRLGLIERSAQMGELLGQKLRALAEKHPSIGDVRGLGLFWAVELVKNRATKEPFNTPQDKAAKRPLVIDQVAAEMTKRGVTVLAWVSHLVIAPPLIITEEQMDEGIAALDAALAIADAKVEG